A region of Larimichthys crocea isolate SSNF chromosome X, L_crocea_2.0, whole genome shotgun sequence DNA encodes the following proteins:
- the alkbh5 gene encoding RNA demethylase ALKBH5 produces MAASGYSDLREKLKSMTPHRDEERDKYVDGASNGSGKGRKRKFRESDDDDCEHSDDSTELREQEARRVRSSIQQRSIFTPEECALIEEKIDDVVAQGEAGLYREHTVDRAPLRNKYFFGEGYTYGSQLEKRGPGQERLYRKGEVDEIPSWVHELVIKRLVSSGVIPEGFVNSAVINDYQPGGCIVSHVDPLHIFARPIVSVSFFSDSALCFGCRFQFKPIRVSEPVFVLPVRRGSVTVLSGYAADDITHCIRPQDIKQRRAVIILRKTRPDAPRLNSDSPLRSSPAERPAPLKAKRSHRKADPDAAHRPRVLEMDKEENRHPSASRHRRHSISSENYWRRGQDSDKHRESSGRKVKMRRH; encoded by the exons ATGGCAGCCAGCGGATACTCTGACCTGAGGGAGAAGCTCAAGTCCATGACTCCACACAGAGACGAGGAGAGGGACAAATACGTGGACGGGGCGAGTAATGGCAGCGGGAAAGGTCGGAAACGTAAGTTTCGAGAgtcagatgatgatgactgtGAGCACAGTGATGACAGCACGGAGCTCAGGGAGCAGGAGGCCCGCCGGGTGAGGAGCAGCATCCAGCAGAGGAGCATCTTCACCCCGGAGGAGTGCGCCCTGATCGAGGAGAAGATAGACGACGTGGTTGCCCAAGGAGAGGCCGGGCTTTACCGGGAGCACACAGTGGACAGGGCACCCCTCCGCAACAAGTACTTCTTCGGGGAAGGGTACACGTATGGATCCCAGCTGGAGAAGCGTGGACCGGGTCAGGAGAGGCTGTACCGCAAAGGAGAAGTGGATGAGATCCCGAGCTGGGTGCACGAGTTGGTGATCAAGCGTCTGGTGTCCAGTGGAGTGATCCCTGAGGGGTTTGTCAACAGTgctgtcatcaatgattacCAACCCGGCGGCTGCATCGTGTCGCACGTAGATCCTCTGCACATCTTTGCACGGCCCATCGTCTCAGTGTCTTTCTTCAGCGACAGCGCGCTCTGCTTCGGCTGCCGCTTCCAGTTCAAACCGATCCGGGTGTCCGAGCCGGTGTTTGTCCTGCCTGTGAGGAGAGGGAGCGTCACGGTACTCAG tgGTTACGCTGCTGACGACATCACCCATTGCATTAGACCCCAAGACATCAAGCAGCGGCGTGCGGTCATCATCCTTAGAAA GACCAGACCCGATGCTCCTCGACTCAACTCTGACAGCCCTTTAAGGTCCTCCCCTGCAGAGAGACCCGCTCCTCTGAAAGCCAAACGCTCTCATCGCAAAGCAGACCCCGATGCTGCTCACAG GCCGAGAGTTCTAGAGATGGACAAAGAGGAGAACAGACATCCGTCAGCGTCCCGTCACCGCCGTCACAGCATCAGCTCAGAGAACTACTGGAGGCGCGGTCAAGACTCGGACAAACACCGGGAGAGTTCTGGACGCAAAGTCAAAATGAGACGCCACTGA